In a single window of the Labilithrix sp. genome:
- a CDS encoding alpha/beta hydrolase, which translates to MNRTRRLLLACLPALAGCLSFHPGALPGEPKNATFAEVEGARVRYLDTDPSSVGSQTTIETDDGNEAVATATKEKPTVVMVHGFASSLENWAPVIPVISKQYRIVALDLKGFGWTDRPEGDYSPEAQAKLVLRLMDARGVKSAMLVAHSWGSSVALQALLLAPERFTRVALYDAWVYEDQLPTFFHWSRAAGVGEALFGLWYNERVDERMSLAFYDKRFVTERFVEDVEKAVARPGTRAAALAAVRGQRYADVESKYKDVKQPTLLMWGREDTVTPLKYGERLSRELQNARMIVYPRCGHFPMIEARDASNRDLLAWLGGKDVFQ; encoded by the coding sequence ATGAACCGCACGCGCCGTCTCCTCCTCGCTTGCTTGCCGGCCCTCGCCGGGTGCCTCTCGTTCCATCCGGGCGCGCTGCCGGGCGAGCCGAAGAACGCGACGTTCGCCGAGGTCGAAGGCGCGCGCGTGCGCTACCTCGACACCGATCCCTCGTCGGTCGGGAGCCAGACGACGATCGAGACCGACGACGGCAACGAGGCCGTCGCGACCGCGACGAAGGAGAAGCCGACCGTGGTCATGGTCCACGGCTTCGCCTCGTCGCTCGAGAACTGGGCGCCCGTCATCCCCGTCATCTCGAAGCAGTACCGGATCGTCGCGCTCGATCTGAAAGGCTTCGGCTGGACCGATCGTCCCGAGGGCGACTACTCGCCGGAGGCGCAGGCGAAGCTCGTCCTCCGCCTCATGGACGCGCGCGGCGTGAAGTCCGCGATGCTCGTCGCGCACTCGTGGGGCAGCTCCGTCGCGCTGCAGGCGCTCCTCCTGGCGCCGGAGCGCTTCACGCGCGTCGCGCTCTACGACGCGTGGGTCTACGAGGACCAGCTCCCGACCTTCTTCCATTGGTCGCGCGCCGCCGGCGTCGGCGAGGCGCTCTTCGGACTCTGGTACAACGAGCGCGTCGACGAGCGCATGTCGCTCGCGTTCTACGACAAGCGCTTCGTCACCGAGCGCTTCGTCGAGGACGTCGAGAAGGCCGTCGCGCGCCCCGGCACCCGCGCCGCCGCCCTCGCCGCGGTGCGCGGACAGCGCTACGCCGACGTCGAGAGCAAGTACAAGGACGTCAAGCAGCCGACGCTCCTCATGTGGGGTCGCGAGGACACCGTCACCCCGCTCAAGTACGGCGAGCGCCTCTCGCGCGAGCTGCAGAACGCGCGCATGATCGTGTACCCGCGCTGCGGTCACTTCCCGATGATCGAGGCGCGCGACGCGTCGAACCGCGACCTCCTTGCCTGGCTCGGCGGAAAGGACGTCTTCCAGTGA
- a CDS encoding alpha/beta fold hydrolase, producing the protein MFEMLEAKIAPTPKDTIYREGKGSIYRFRGGKPGAGTHVPVLLVPSMINRWYVLDLREGASVATAVSAGAPWDTFLFDWGIPEDEDRYLSWDDVVAKLDRVVRRVLRVTGARAVSIVGYCMGATLSSIYTALHPERVAALVNLAGPIDFSHAGRLGTMVDKRWFDPEAMTAPGNLGAAQMQSGFTALAPTGSISKWIGFADKMHDPRAVGAFAALDKWAGDNIPFPAAAYVTYIKELYQENRLFKGEHRVAGAEVDLRRITCPVMSIVADRDAICPPAAATALNDKSSSTVKDVMSIPGGHVGAVVGSRAAKELYPRLRAWLDKHGTIARTRQPESRL; encoded by the coding sequence ATGTTCGAGATGCTCGAAGCGAAGATCGCACCGACGCCCAAGGACACGATCTACCGGGAGGGGAAGGGAAGCATCTACCGCTTCCGCGGCGGTAAGCCGGGGGCGGGGACGCACGTCCCCGTCCTCCTCGTTCCCTCGATGATCAACCGCTGGTACGTCCTCGATCTGCGCGAGGGCGCGAGCGTGGCGACGGCCGTGAGCGCCGGCGCGCCGTGGGACACGTTCCTCTTCGACTGGGGCATCCCGGAGGACGAGGATCGGTACCTCTCGTGGGACGACGTCGTCGCGAAGCTCGATCGTGTCGTGAGACGCGTCTTGCGTGTGACCGGCGCGCGGGCCGTCTCGATCGTCGGGTATTGCATGGGCGCGACGCTCAGCAGCATCTACACCGCGCTGCATCCCGAGCGCGTCGCGGCGCTCGTGAACCTCGCGGGGCCGATCGACTTCAGCCACGCGGGGCGCCTCGGCACGATGGTCGACAAGCGCTGGTTCGATCCCGAAGCGATGACCGCGCCGGGGAACCTCGGCGCGGCGCAGATGCAGAGCGGCTTCACCGCGCTCGCGCCCACCGGCAGCATCTCGAAGTGGATCGGCTTCGCCGACAAGATGCACGATCCGCGGGCCGTCGGTGCGTTCGCGGCGCTCGACAAGTGGGCGGGAGACAACATCCCGTTCCCGGCCGCCGCGTACGTCACGTACATCAAGGAGCTCTACCAGGAGAACCGCCTCTTCAAGGGCGAGCACCGCGTCGCCGGCGCGGAGGTCGATCTGCGTCGCATCACGTGCCCCGTGATGTCCATCGTCGCCGACCGCGACGCGATCTGTCCGCCCGCCGCAGCGACGGCGCTGAACGACAAGTCGTCGAGCACGGTGAAAGACGTCATGTCGATCCCGGGCGGTCACGTCGGCGCCGTCGTCGGCAGCCGCGCCGCGAAGGAGCTCTATCCACGCCTCCGCGCATGGCTCGACAAGCACGGCACCATCGCACGCACGCGGCAGCCGGAGAGCCGACTGTAG
- a CDS encoding SDR family oxidoreductase, with the protein MKLEELKIIVTGAASGMGAHFAKQLHAAGAKVAAGDVNEALLAELPAGIARRKLDVSKEDEVVSFVDWAHKELGGLNALVNNAGIIRDGLLVKQDRETKAIKRFSADDFNAVINVNLFGATMMVREVAAKMAETGTKPGVIVNMSSISRHGNRGQSNYVAAKAALVANTVTWAREFAPFGIRVTAIAPGMVETPMTKGMNQKARDAVVATIPVGRIGTVDDLWTAVKFALECDYFNARTVDVDGGGSF; encoded by the coding sequence ATGAAGCTCGAAGAGCTGAAGATCATCGTTACGGGTGCGGCCTCTGGTATGGGCGCGCACTTTGCGAAACAGCTGCATGCCGCGGGCGCGAAGGTCGCGGCCGGCGACGTCAACGAGGCGCTCCTCGCCGAGCTCCCTGCGGGCATCGCGCGGCGGAAGCTCGATGTCTCGAAAGAAGACGAGGTCGTGTCCTTCGTCGACTGGGCGCACAAGGAGCTCGGCGGGCTCAACGCGCTCGTCAACAACGCGGGCATCATTCGCGATGGTCTCCTCGTGAAGCAGGACCGCGAGACGAAGGCGATCAAGCGGTTCTCCGCCGACGACTTCAACGCCGTCATCAACGTCAACCTCTTCGGCGCGACGATGATGGTTCGTGAGGTCGCGGCGAAGATGGCCGAGACCGGCACGAAGCCGGGCGTCATCGTGAACATGTCGTCGATCTCGCGGCACGGCAACCGCGGCCAGTCGAACTACGTGGCCGCGAAGGCCGCCCTCGTCGCCAACACCGTGACGTGGGCGCGTGAGTTCGCTCCGTTCGGCATTCGCGTCACCGCGATCGCTCCGGGCATGGTCGAGACGCCGATGACGAAGGGCATGAACCAGAAGGCGCGCGACGCCGTCGTCGCGACGATCCCGGTCGGTCGTATCGGCACCGTCGACGACCTCTGGACTGCAGTGAAGTTCGCGCTCGAGTGCGACTACTTCAACGCGCGCACCGTCGACGTCGACGGCGGCGGCTCCTTCTGA